In Candidatus Caccoplasma merdavium, one DNA window encodes the following:
- a CDS encoding queuosine precursor transporter yields MKQTVNLAFALMGILFCVCLTMANILEVKIVSVGSLTMTAGLIVFPISYIINDCVAEVWGYRKTRLLIWAGFAANFIAVAFIQLAIWLPAAPVWTQQDAFASLFGLTPRIALASFIAFLVGSFINAYVMSRMKLASHGRRFSLRAIVSTLLGEGADSLLFFPLAFGGILPVETLGVMILSQTLLKSAYEVIALPLTVRVVRWVKRYSGADVYDNGVSYNIFKIKNL; encoded by the coding sequence ATGAAACAGACTGTGAATTTGGCGTTTGCCTTGATGGGCATACTGTTTTGCGTGTGCCTCACGATGGCCAATATTTTGGAGGTGAAAATCGTTTCGGTGGGTTCGCTCACCATGACGGCCGGCCTTATCGTGTTTCCCATCTCTTATATTATCAACGATTGTGTAGCCGAGGTGTGGGGCTACCGTAAGACCCGACTGCTTATTTGGGCGGGGTTTGCGGCCAACTTCATTGCGGTGGCGTTTATTCAGTTGGCCATTTGGCTTCCGGCGGCACCGGTGTGGACACAGCAGGACGCCTTCGCTTCGCTTTTCGGGCTCACCCCTCGCATTGCCTTGGCAAGTTTCATCGCTTTTTTGGTGGGCTCTTTTATCAATGCTTATGTGATGAGCCGCATGAAATTGGCTTCGCACGGACGTCGTTTCTCGTTGCGGGCCATCGTCTCCACCCTCTTGGGCGAAGGGGCCGACTCTCTGTTGTTTTTTCCCTTGGCTTTTGGCGGCATTCTCCCCGTCGAAACGCTTGGGGTGATGATTCTTTCGCAGACGTTGTTGAAGTCGGCCTATGAAGTAATAGCGCTTCCCCTGACCGTGCGTGTGGTACGTTGGGTAAAGCGCTATTCGGGAGCCGATGTGTATGACAACGGCGTGTCGTACAATATTTTCAAAATCAAGAATCTGTAA
- a CDS encoding bifunctional (p)ppGpp synthetase/guanosine-3',5'-bis(diphosphate) 3'-pyrophosphohydrolase, translating to MDNKQTPAEVSSTDAASTEKANAIEPQQAATEQPGGTVPAEPSVAPNAPAATPPSEEEEDAMIEREFQALLVEYLNSNHRKKVDIIERAFRFAKEAHHGIRRRSGEPYIMHPIAVARIVCEEMGLGSTSICSALLHDVVEDTEYTVEDIENLFGKKIAMIVSGLTKISGGIFGDQASAQAENFRKLLLTMSEDIRVILVKMADRLHNMRTLGSMLPSKQYKIAGETLYIYAPLAHRLGLFAIKTELEDLSFKYEHPEAYAEIQHNIASSEAHRQKVFQHFAAPITEKLHEMGVQFEMKARVKSIYSIWNKMQSKNIPFEEVYDLYAVRIIFDPKQEENEKTECFNIYSVITDIYKVHPERTRDWVSHPKANGYRALHVTVMGPDGNWTEVQIRSRKMDEIAERGFAAHWKYKVGGADEESELDIWLKTIKEILENPEPNALDFLDTIKLNLFASEIFVFTPKGELKTLPKDATALDFAFYLHSDLGYHCIAAKVNHKLVPLSQKLQSGDQVEVLTSKSQTPKEEWINFVNTAKAKTQLQAALRKERKIIAAKGEEIYNRFISDNHLITNDLSVLDRILNHFDIDKKEEMFYQLGKNEITLDDDVKKLFKGNNKNVFMRYLRNPFSNNKNANKLPEKKKQDNKTIVVPEKIDRKATYILQSSETERNYIIAACCKPIPGDDVLGYVNEKGEVIVHKQSCPIAMKLKSSFGSRLISVKWDKHLSESFLVEIEINGIDSLGVLNRITHIISDDMAVNIRNLTITTNEGLFHGEVGVMVHDARDIEKLCNRLKKIEDVQSAARKN from the coding sequence ATGGACAACAAACAGACTCCCGCTGAGGTCTCCTCGACAGACGCGGCCTCGACCGAAAAAGCAAACGCAATCGAGCCTCAACAAGCAGCAACGGAGCAACCCGGCGGAACGGTTCCCGCCGAGCCGTCGGTCGCCCCAAACGCACCGGCAGCAACGCCCCCGAGCGAGGAGGAGGAAGATGCCATGATAGAGCGGGAATTCCAGGCCCTGCTGGTCGAGTACCTCAACTCCAACCATAGGAAAAAAGTAGACATCATCGAACGAGCCTTCCGATTTGCCAAAGAAGCCCATCACGGGATTCGGCGGCGGTCGGGAGAGCCCTATATCATGCACCCCATTGCCGTGGCAAGAATCGTGTGCGAAGAGATGGGACTGGGCTCCACCTCCATCTGTTCGGCCCTTTTGCACGATGTGGTAGAAGATACCGAATACACGGTCGAAGACATCGAAAACCTCTTCGGCAAGAAAATTGCCATGATTGTCTCGGGACTGACAAAAATTTCGGGCGGAATCTTCGGTGACCAAGCCTCGGCCCAAGCCGAGAATTTCAGGAAATTGCTGCTCACCATGTCCGAGGACATTCGCGTCATCTTGGTAAAAATGGCCGACCGTCTGCACAACATGCGCACCCTGGGGTCGATGCTGCCCAGCAAACAATACAAAATCGCCGGCGAAACCCTCTACATCTACGCACCACTGGCTCACCGGTTGGGACTTTTTGCCATCAAGACCGAGCTCGAAGACCTCAGTTTCAAATACGAGCACCCCGAGGCATACGCCGAGATACAACACAACATCGCATCGAGCGAAGCACACCGCCAAAAGGTATTCCAGCATTTCGCCGCGCCCATTACCGAAAAGTTGCACGAGATGGGCGTGCAATTCGAGATGAAAGCCCGCGTAAAATCGATATACTCGATATGGAATAAAATGCAAAGCAAAAACATTCCATTCGAGGAGGTCTACGACCTCTACGCCGTGCGCATCATTTTCGACCCCAAGCAGGAGGAAAACGAGAAGACCGAATGCTTCAACATCTACTCGGTCATCACCGACATCTACAAGGTGCACCCCGAACGCACCCGCGACTGGGTGAGCCACCCCAAGGCCAACGGCTACCGGGCCCTGCATGTGACGGTCATGGGCCCCGACGGCAACTGGACCGAGGTGCAGATACGCAGCCGCAAGATGGACGAGATTGCCGAACGGGGATTTGCCGCCCACTGGAAATACAAGGTGGGAGGCGCCGACGAGGAGTCGGAACTCGACATCTGGCTGAAAACCATCAAGGAAATCCTCGAAAATCCCGAGCCCAACGCGCTCGACTTCCTCGACACCATCAAACTCAACCTCTTTGCCTCGGAAATTTTCGTCTTTACCCCCAAAGGCGAATTGAAGACCCTCCCCAAAGACGCCACGGCACTCGACTTTGCCTTCTACCTGCACTCCGACCTCGGCTACCATTGCATCGCCGCCAAGGTCAATCACAAACTGGTACCCCTGAGCCAGAAACTGCAAAGTGGAGACCAAGTGGAGGTGCTTACCTCCAAATCGCAAACCCCCAAGGAGGAGTGGATCAACTTCGTCAATACGGCCAAGGCCAAGACCCAATTACAAGCCGCCCTGCGCAAGGAACGGAAAATCATTGCCGCCAAGGGCGAGGAAATCTACAACCGGTTTATTTCGGACAATCACCTCATCACCAACGACCTGAGCGTTCTCGACCGCATTCTCAACCACTTCGACATCGACAAAAAGGAAGAAATGTTCTATCAGTTGGGCAAAAACGAAATCACACTCGATGACGATGTAAAGAAACTCTTCAAGGGAAACAACAAAAACGTGTTCATGCGTTATTTGCGGAATCCTTTCAGCAACAACAAGAACGCCAACAAACTTCCCGAGAAGAAAAAACAAGACAACAAGACAATCGTCGTTCCCGAAAAAATCGACCGCAAAGCCACCTATATCCTCCAAAGCAGCGAAACCGAACGCAACTACATCATTGCCGCCTGCTGCAAACCGATACCCGGCGACGACGTTCTCGGGTATGTAAATGAAAAGGGCGAGGTCATCGTGCACAAGCAATCCTGTCCGATAGCCATGAAACTGAAAAGCAGTTTCGGCTCACGCCTCATCTCGGTCAAATGGGACAAACACCTGAGCGAATCGTTCCTCGTCGAAATCGAAATCAACGGCATCGACAGCCTCGGCGTACTCAACCGCATCACCCACATCATCTCCGACGACATGGCCGTGAATATCCGCAACCTCACCATTACCACCAACGAGGGCCTGTTCCACGGCGAAGTAGGCGTGATGGTGCACGATGCCCGCGACATCGAGAAGCTATGCAACCGGTTGAAGAAAATCGAAGACGTGCAATCGGCCGCCCGCAAGAACTGA
- a CDS encoding MFS transporter, with the protein METKGEIVGDLNWDGLHRPRIYYAMIATFAGLFLAVIDGTICNVALPSISDDLQVSSSDSIWIINAFQLVIMMTLLPFSSLGELFGYKCIYLWGVAVFTAGSLFCALTPTLPLLVVARLFQGVGAAMIMSVNTSLVRIIYPKRHLGKGVGLNATVVAIASVAGPTLAAAILSVASWPWLFAINVPVGLVTFYLGRKYLPGNPARVVGRRFKWKEALFNALTFGLLIGCIEAYSHDAPLSAILSGGLLLLFVGIVYVRMQLHDSYPMLPFDLLKIPAFSLSVITSILSFTSQMLAMIAMPFMLVDTFHYEAVGTGLLMTSWPFVIVFVAPLAGWLVGRVHPGILGGVGLTVMSIGCFSLAFVPVDTTHFGLAWRLMLCGMGFGFFQSPNNHMLLSSAPTYRTGSASGMLATARLLGQTTGAALVALLFHIFGDTAPHDAMLLAGVLTLCGAISSVSRLKLPVIKA; encoded by the coding sequence ATGGAAACCAAAGGAGAAATTGTCGGTGATTTGAATTGGGACGGATTGCATCGCCCACGCATCTATTATGCCATGATTGCCACTTTTGCCGGCCTTTTCCTGGCGGTTATCGACGGGACCATCTGCAATGTGGCGTTGCCCAGTATTTCCGACGATTTGCAGGTCTCCTCGTCCGATTCCATTTGGATTATCAATGCCTTCCAGCTGGTCATTATGATGACGCTTTTGCCCTTCTCTTCGCTGGGAGAGCTCTTTGGCTATAAGTGCATTTATCTGTGGGGCGTGGCAGTTTTCACGGCCGGTTCGTTGTTCTGTGCCCTTACCCCCACCTTGCCGCTGCTGGTGGTGGCTCGCCTCTTCCAGGGTGTCGGCGCCGCCATGATTATGAGCGTGAATACCTCACTGGTGCGTATCATATATCCCAAGCGCCATTTGGGAAAAGGGGTGGGGCTCAACGCCACGGTCGTGGCTATTGCTTCGGTGGCGGGGCCCACCTTGGCTGCCGCGATTCTTTCGGTGGCCTCATGGCCGTGGCTCTTCGCCATCAATGTGCCGGTGGGGTTGGTGACCTTTTATTTGGGACGGAAATACCTGCCGGGAAACCCTGCGCGGGTGGTAGGCCGCCGCTTCAAGTGGAAAGAGGCTCTTTTCAATGCCTTGACCTTTGGCTTGCTTATCGGCTGCATCGAGGCTTATTCGCACGATGCGCCTCTCTCTGCGATTCTGTCGGGAGGATTGCTTTTGCTTTTTGTCGGCATTGTGTATGTGCGCATGCAACTGCACGACAGCTATCCGATGCTACCCTTTGACCTATTGAAGATTCCCGCCTTTTCTCTCTCGGTCATAACCAGCATATTGTCGTTTACCTCGCAGATGTTGGCCATGATTGCCATGCCTTTTATGTTGGTCGATACGTTCCACTACGAAGCCGTAGGCACCGGTTTGCTCATGACTTCCTGGCCCTTTGTGATTGTGTTTGTCGCACCGTTGGCCGGTTGGCTGGTGGGGCGGGTGCACCCCGGCATATTGGGCGGCGTGGGGCTCACGGTGATGAGCATCGGTTGTTTTTCGTTGGCTTTTGTCCCGGTCGATACGACCCATTTCGGGCTGGCGTGGCGGTTGATGCTTTGCGGTATGGGTTTCGGTTTCTTCCAGTCGCCCAACAATCACATGTTGCTCAGCTCTGCACCGACCTACCGCACGGGAAGTGCCAGCGGCATGCTGGCGACGGCCCGTCTGCTCGGCCAGACGACCGGCGCGGCATTGGTGGCGCTCTTGTTCCACATCTTCGGCGACACGGCTCCCCACGATGCCATGCTCTTGGCCGGTGTGCTCACGTTGTGCGGTGCCATCTCTTCGGTGTCGCGCCTCAAACTTCCTGTGATAAAGGCTTAG
- the pfkA gene encoding 6-phosphofructokinase produces MDETVTKKEKFCIGILTSGGDAPGMNAAVRAVTRSAIYNGFGVKAIYRGYKGLLSGEIVPFKTQNVSNIIQQGGTILKTARCKEFETPEGRKIAYETLQREEIDALVVIGGDGTLTGARIFANEYNFPIVGLPGTIDNDLFGTDTTIGYDTALNTIMEAVDKIRDTATSHERLFFIEVMGRDAGFLALNGAIASGAEAAIIPEIATEVDQLGELIKNGFRKSKNSSIVLVAESPVTGGAMHLAERVKNEFPQYDVRVSILGHLQRGGSPSAHDRILASRMGAAAIDALIEGQRNVMIGIQNDEIVYVPFSKAIKNDKPINRELLNTLRILSI; encoded by the coding sequence ATGGACGAAACAGTAACAAAAAAAGAAAAATTCTGTATTGGAATCCTCACTTCGGGGGGTGACGCCCCAGGTATGAACGCAGCCGTCAGAGCGGTAACCCGTTCGGCCATATACAACGGATTCGGAGTAAAAGCCATATACCGAGGATATAAAGGGCTGTTGAGTGGCGAAATCGTCCCGTTCAAGACCCAAAACGTGAGCAACATCATACAACAGGGAGGCACCATTCTCAAAACAGCCCGCTGCAAAGAATTCGAGACGCCCGAAGGCCGTAAAATCGCCTACGAGACCCTGCAACGCGAAGAAATCGACGCGCTGGTGGTCATCGGCGGAGACGGCACACTCACGGGGGCCCGCATCTTTGCCAACGAGTACAACTTCCCCATCGTGGGATTGCCCGGCACCATCGACAACGACCTTTTCGGCACCGACACGACCATCGGCTACGACACGGCATTGAACACCATCATGGAAGCCGTCGACAAGATACGCGACACCGCCACTTCGCATGAGCGACTCTTCTTCATCGAAGTCATGGGGCGCGACGCCGGATTCCTCGCCCTCAACGGCGCCATCGCATCGGGAGCCGAGGCAGCCATCATTCCCGAAATCGCCACCGAGGTCGACCAACTGGGAGAACTCATCAAGAACGGATTCAGAAAATCGAAAAACAGCAGCATCGTGCTGGTTGCCGAAAGCCCCGTCACCGGAGGCGCCATGCACCTGGCCGAACGCGTAAAGAACGAATTTCCGCAATACGACGTGCGCGTATCGATACTGGGACACCTGCAACGAGGCGGCTCCCCCTCGGCACACGACCGCATCTTGGCCAGCCGCATGGGTGCGGCAGCCATCGACGCCCTCATCGAGGGACAGCGCAATGTCATGATTGGCATACAGAACGACGAAATCGTGTATGTACCGTTCTCGAAAGCCATCAAAAACGACAAGCCCATCAACCGGGAGTTGCTCAATACCCTGCGCATACTCTCGATTTAA